The following DNA comes from Chitinophaga nivalis.
GCAGCTGTATTCACAAACAGGTCATCATCGCCACCGGGAATATGCTGATGGCTGGTAAAACCTTTATGTCTGAAAAACAGTTCTCTTTTATAAGCCAGGTTGCGGCCAACACCCATATAGGGCATACCACTCATGGCAAATGACAGGTGCTGCAGGGCGCCGAAAAAGGTTTCATAGCGGATGATCTTATTCAGTAACCCGGGCTTTTTGTGATAGGCGCCATAGCCCAGCACAATTTCTTTTTCATGACTGAAGCCCTGGCTCATCAAAGACAACCAGTGGGTGCTGCCAGGTTTACAATCAGCGTCTGTCAGCAATACATGGTCGTATTGGGCGCCTTTTAAACCGATGGACAACGGATATTTTTTACCGGGGATGAATTTCGCCGGCTGTTTGATTTCAATCTGACGGTAATGAGGATAACCCCGTTCGATGGAACGCAGGTAATATTTGGTATCATCTTCGGAATTATCATTTACCACAATCACCTCATATTCGGGTTTCATGTGATGATGATACCGCTGCTGTAATACACCCGGCAGGTTCTTCTGCAGGTTCAGCTCTTCGTCTTTGGCGCATATGATCACTGAAAAAGGGCTGTCCGGCGCCTGATCCAGGTCAAATTTACGTTTGTAGAAAGCTACCCGGGAGAAGATAAAAAGAAAGTATATGATCTGTACCCCGGCTACGGCAGCAAAAAAGTATAAGGCAATTTCACCTAGATGGTCAAGCATAATGCTGGCAAAAATATAATAATTTTGTTATCTGTAAAATAATAATAGAAATTAAGAAGGAGGAAAGAAGACGGATCGCCCGGGGCGCAGCAGCAGCTCGTATATGCTGCTTTAAAACGGGTGAGAAAGGGCATCCTGCCGGATTCGTCATTTCTTAATGCTCATTTCAATATCTTTGCGGCCTGAAATTACGACCAGTGGATTTTGAACTGATAACTACAGATAGCGGCAGCAATGCCAGGGCAGGTAAAGTAACCACCGCCCATGGGGAGATAGAAACCCCTATTTTTATGCCGGTAGGTACCGTGGGCAGTGTAAAGGCTGTTACCCAGGACCAGCTGCGCGATGCTGTGCAGGCACAAATCATTCTCGGCAATACTTATCATTTATATTTAAGACCCGGCCTGGAAGTATTGTCGCTGGCCGGCGGACTGCATAAATTCAACGGGTGGGACCGGCCTATCCTGACAGATAGCGGGGGATACCAGGTGTTTTCCCTGGCAGCCAACCGTAAAATCAAGGAAGAGGGTGTGGTGTTTCAATCCCACATCGATGGTTCCCGCCATCTTTTCACCCCTGAAAATGTAATGGATATCCAGCGTACCATCGGAGCCGATATTATTATGGCCTTTGATGAATGTCCGCCTTATCCTTCCGAATACAGGTATGCCCGTAAGTCGATGGAGCTGACCCACCGCTGGCTGGACCGCTGTATCCAGCGCCTGGCTGATACCCAGCCTGCCTATGGTCATGAACAAACGTTGTTCCCGATTGTACAGGGCAGCACCTATAAAGATCTCCGTAAAGCTTCTGCCGAATACATTGCTTCCCGCAACTGCGCCGGTAATGCTATTGGTGGTCTCAGTGTGGGCGAGCCGGAAAACGAAATGTATGAAATGTGTGGGCATGTATGTGAAATACTGCCGGCAGATAAACCCCGTTACCTCATGGGCGTGGGCACTCCCTGGAATATCCTGGAGAATATAGCCCTGGGCATAGATATGTTCGACTGTGTGATGCCAACGCGTAATGGCCGCAACGGTATGCTGTTTACCTGGAATGGCGTGATGAACATCCGCAACAAGAAATGGGCGACCGACTTCACACCAATTGATAGCAACAGCGCCTGTTTCGCTACCAACAGCTATTCCCGCGCTTACCTGCGCCACTTATTTGTAGCCGGAGAAATATTGGGCATGACATTAGCCAGTGTGCATAACCTGGCGTTTTATCTGGAGCTGGTGCAGGAAGCCCGCCGCCAGATCCTTGCAGGCACGTTTTCCACATGGAAAGCCGGCATGGTAAACCAGTTGAAAACACGCCTGTAAAAGTTCGGACTATAAAATAAACTAATATCTTTGGGGTCATGACTAAAATTGACTGGTACATTTTACGCAAGCTCATAGGTACTTTCATTTATTCCCTGATGATATTCCTATTGATTTCTGTGGTGATCGACACTACAGAAAAGGTGGATGATTTTATGAAAAATCATCTGTCGTTACGGGAGATTGTGGTAGACTATTATTTCGGTTTTATACCGCATATCCTGGCGTTACTGTTCCCGTTGTTCATCTTCCTGTCTGTCATCTTTTTTACATCCAAGATGGCCTACCGCTCAGAGATCATCGCGATTCTTTGCGCAGGAGTAAGCTTCCGCCGGTTCCTGCGTCCTTACTGGATCGGAGCTTTTTTATTCGGTGGGGTGCTATGGCTGGCCAACTATTGGGTAGTTCCCAATGCCAACCGTATCCGTACTTCCTTTGAGAATAAATACCTGCATAGTCATGATGACCAGAAATCGCAGTACGATCGTACTACCCGCATAGATAGCTTTACCTATGTGACTTTTGGTTCCTATGATCCGAACTATAGAAGCGGCGGTAACTTTATTCTTCAAACGGTGAAGGGGCAGAACATGGGATTCAAGCTGAAGGCCGACCGTGTCAGCTGGGATTCTACTTCCCAGAAATGGCGCCTGGACTATGTGACCATGCGTACCATGAATGGCCTGAAAGAAGTATGGACCAGTAAGCAAGACACTTTATTAAAGATTCCGCTGGTGCCTAAAGACCTGGTAGATGAGAAAAATCTCCAGGAAGCGATGACCACTCCTGACCTGAGAAAATATATCCAGCGGGAAGCGATTCGTGGCGCAGAAGGATTAAATATCTACTGGGTGGAATATTACCGGCGTACAGCGGCTGCTGCCGCAGTGGTGGTACTTACCCTCATTGGTGGTATTATTGCTGCCAAAAAGGTGAGAGGAGGTAGTGGATTGCATCTGGCATTGGGAATTGTGATCAGCGCATGTTATATCATATTCCTGCAGTTTACCACAGTGTTTTCTGTAAAAGCAGACCTGAACCCGATTATTGCCGTGTGGATTCCGAATGTTATTTTCGGTGGACTGGCCTTCTATCTGTATCTCAAAGCGCCTAAATAATAACCGGTTTTGTAAAGCAGGTTAAGCATATTCATGAACCCGGAGCGGAATGATTTTCCCCTCCGGGTTTATTCATTTTCAACCCTTCGCGATGGCATGATAAATTGCTTCTTTTTCTTTTTGGAGAGATCATTCTTTCAATATTTTCAATTCATTCTGAAAAAATTTACATTTCTTTAACGTGGAATAAATAGTATATAATGAGCATTATTAAATGATTAATATACAGTATGATGTGGCTATTTTAACCCTATAGACTCTCTTGTCTGTTTTTACTTTTTAGCCGGTTAACAAGGCATTAAATACCACGAAAGGGTGGTAACTTCGTTAACAAATCATTACTTTTGACTATTGATCGATTTTGTTTTCATTTTTATAAACAATAGCAGTAAAATGGGGTACATAAAAGAAAAATTCAAGGTTAAAACAGATGAAGTTAACGTTGAAGTAAAAGAACTGGTGAAGAACCACGGCACAAAGAAGATTGACGACGTAACGATTGCACAGGTTTACCAGGGGATGCGTGGCATTACCGGACTGGTAACAGAAACTTCTTTACTGGATGCCAATGAAGGAATTCGTTTTCGCGGTTATTCAATACCTGAATTGAGTGAACTGTTACCGAAAGCACAGAACGGAGCAGAACCATTACCGGAGGGCTTATTTTACCTGATGCTGATGGGAGAGTTACCAACAGAAGCAGATGTACAATATCTTTCCAGTATGTGGGGGCGCCGCTCACATGTACCCAACCATGTATTTGCTGCTATTGAAGCGCTGCCGATCACTACGCACCCAATGACTATGTTTACCGTAGGTATTATGGCACTGCAGACAGAATCTTCTTTTGCACATGCCTATGCCGAAGGAATTAATAAAAAAGATTACTGGAGCTACACCTATGAGGATACCATGAACCTCATTGCCCGTCTGCCCCGCATTGCTGCCTATATCTACCGTCGTAAATATAAAGGCGGCCAGCATATACAGCCTA
Coding sequences within:
- a CDS encoding LptF/LptG family permease, with the translated sequence MTKIDWYILRKLIGTFIYSLMIFLLISVVIDTTEKVDDFMKNHLSLREIVVDYYFGFIPHILALLFPLFIFLSVIFFTSKMAYRSEIIAILCAGVSFRRFLRPYWIGAFLFGGVLWLANYWVVPNANRIRTSFENKYLHSHDDQKSQYDRTTRIDSFTYVTFGSYDPNYRSGGNFILQTVKGQNMGFKLKADRVSWDSTSQKWRLDYVTMRTMNGLKEVWTSKQDTLLKIPLVPKDLVDEKNLQEAMTTPDLRKYIQREAIRGAEGLNIYWVEYYRRTAAAAAVVVLTLIGGIIAAKKVRGGSGLHLALGIVISACYIIFLQFTTVFSVKADLNPIIAVWIPNVIFGGLAFYLYLKAPK
- a CDS encoding glycosyltransferase, yielding MLDHLGEIALYFFAAVAGVQIIYFLFIFSRVAFYKRKFDLDQAPDSPFSVIICAKDEELNLQKNLPGVLQQRYHHHMKPEYEVIVVNDNSEDDTKYYLRSIERGYPHYRQIEIKQPAKFIPGKKYPLSIGLKGAQYDHVLLTDADCKPGSTHWLSLMSQGFSHEKEIVLGYGAYHKKPGLLNKIIRYETFFGALQHLSFAMSGMPYMGVGRNLAYKRELFFRHKGFTSHQHIPGGDDDLFVNTAANRRNVGVVIDKLAFTYSEPKMSWSSWFRQKTRHMSTGKHYRFGHKFVLGLFSLTHFLFYPAFIGALFFPPPIRWYILGIFASKVLVQSVITYLAMRKLDESDLFKLSWLMDILMVLYYLLFAPALFFRSKNRW
- the tgt gene encoding tRNA guanosine(34) transglycosylase Tgt; the encoded protein is MDFELITTDSGSNARAGKVTTAHGEIETPIFMPVGTVGSVKAVTQDQLRDAVQAQIILGNTYHLYLRPGLEVLSLAGGLHKFNGWDRPILTDSGGYQVFSLAANRKIKEEGVVFQSHIDGSRHLFTPENVMDIQRTIGADIIMAFDECPPYPSEYRYARKSMELTHRWLDRCIQRLADTQPAYGHEQTLFPIVQGSTYKDLRKASAEYIASRNCAGNAIGGLSVGEPENEMYEMCGHVCEILPADKPRYLMGVGTPWNILENIALGIDMFDCVMPTRNGRNGMLFTWNGVMNIRNKKWATDFTPIDSNSACFATNSYSRAYLRHLFVAGEILGMTLASVHNLAFYLELVQEARRQILAGTFSTWKAGMVNQLKTRL